Below is a genomic region from Eupeodes corollae chromosome 1, idEupCoro1.1, whole genome shotgun sequence.
CGGTCTCAATTCCTATTCCAGATACCTACGCTAACGCTACGCATTCACCATTTCAGAAAATACCTCATTTCAATAGGGGACCCGTATTGCTGTGCCGGCCGTATTATATGCCTTTCTCTAATTTCCCCTTTTTATAATACATAGCTTAAAAGGTCTAGCGCGGGTAGGGTAATAAATGTTCTGTGTATATCTTCTGGCACCCCAGTTGTTCAGTTCAAAAAGAACCCGATTAATAAACATAGTTTCTCTGAGAAAAGTGGTTGAACGACGATACTCTACTCGTCGACCGTACGTCGTTCCTTgtggggtttttatttttcatttattaaataaaaattgttgaatacACAAAAATTGTGTGTGGTGCGTCATTTGTTGATGGAACACTTGtaatttgttcatttaaataggtatacaaaatatatttacattgttttaaattaataaacaaatctttttgtaggtaaataaatagaaaaataaagatgacaTCTCGACCCCAACGTACAGAActaacaataaaagaaaaattagaaattatcGAATCgttgaataacaaaaaatgcTCACGCAAAGATCTGCAGGAACGTTACAAAATCACAAAACCCACATTAACCAGAATTATGTCGCGTGAGTCTGAATTGAAGAATAGCAAGAACTCGAAGTTGCGGCGCATTCGCAGTGGATCCAATCGACTTGTCGACGAAGCCGTTTCGAAATGGTATCGTTCCATGaaggaacaaaatattttcgtaaATGGACCGCTATTGCGGCAACAGGCGGTGAAAATTGCCCGAATGATGAATAATCAAACATTTGAGGCAAATAATGGTTGGCTATGGCGTTGGCAGCAAAgggaaaatgttaaatttaatactTCCGGTTTGGGAAGGACAGCAAGAAAAATGCAAAGCGTTTTGgatgtaaaaaatgatttttatgaaaatacatCTATTCAAAGTTTTGATGACTCGAATAGGAATGTCCCTTGGCAGAATATACCGAATGGGTTGGAAGAAAGTGGAGTGTCACATTCTGAAATGAGTGTGGTTGTGAAAGAGGAAGTAGATGACTTTCAAAGGAATCCTTTTGAAGCGGAAGTTGTTTTTGATAACGAAAGCCGTGATGAAGGTGTCTGTGATAATGAACCCAGTCGAAATAACTATCCCAACGAATGTTTGATTAATGGCAAAGACGACACAACAAAGGTAAGacatttttgaagaatgtttgtttatagattGAAGTTCGGATTTATGATAGAGTGATCAAAGTTTGCGTTATAGAAAATTGACTATAGGTAGGTATTCAAAACCGTAGCAATTTTTGACAGACTTAGGgaaccaaattcaaaattttaaactttattcttGTATGTCTTATgaggttttccatgggtaaattcagatttccttcaaaaattgatttcgtgCCGCATGAAACACGATTGGAATTGAACTTTTTTGTTGTCATTGTATTTGTGTAAACGAGTGCGCTAAAGCAGTTCCTAGTTTCAAACAGCTTTAGACTTAAAATTTTAGTCATTTTTAGTAAGTAGACGTATCCACACTTCAAAAGTGGTGCTAATTCTTACAAAAGAGAGCGCGTGAGAGATTAAAATATTTCCGCTTTTTGCCAGGTTAAGCCCGAGGAATTTCTTCTGTTGATTTCTGGGCTGGCTGTCAAATTCGATTTGACATTCGCAGCAAGtaatgacagaaaaaaaaacttgagtggCCTATTGACTTAGGCGTTAAAGTTttatgacggatttgtatagaacagttaaaaacaatcattttttactataggagggggtctatctccccccgtttaggcgggaGGGGCaagtaattcttttatttccattttagttttgataaatgtgaatattgttcatattttatatttttttttaattataacatttatatctttttttaaactattactTAAGAAGAAATTTGTAGtacaaaaaatgatgttttgaaaaaaaatttatttaagtttcataatttaagaaatcattttatttttatttaaagtatatataagtttatatttgttgatattttttttattggattctTATTTATGATTAAGTAGATTAAAATGCATCGGTGATCTACGGTAACTCTgctcaagtatattttttgaaaatagtattTCAAACTCTTGCAAATTGGTGCGAAAACCGTTCcagacattttaaaagtttgctATCTTTTTGAGAGCATTTCATCCCCACTACtcaaaattgttatttgaaaaaaacttatagTGCGAGAAATGTCTGAAaaacagctttttttaaaaaatttattattattagtgtAATAAGGTGAAGATCTGCCAAAAAATCAAGATCtacagatttgatcttaaatcaaaaataaatcattttgttttgccCCATGGAATGCAAATACAGAGGCGTTCTATGTTCTGACAGATCTATATCAGGAATAAATGTTGTGTCCGAAAGCTcttaagtttgtatttatagtttttatatatgtatacaattatgaaaatataaaataaaattttgataagtggagtattcaattcaaatattcatttaatgcaagttatataaattacaaaattgacCTTCGAGTCCACTACAACCTTAgacctctcgactggtatttcgttccacgaatcacgcatTGCTTCACAATTCTTTCGATGAGGTTAAGGTCGGGGAGATTGAGCGgaccactccataacggataacttcttctgtgcaaaccatgattttgcattttttgacgtatgctttgggtcatagtcttgttggtatacccaaaccaacggcatttcctcttcatcatagggtaacataacctcctcgagaattttcacatagtaggttgcatcccttatacccccgaAATtataaataggcccgaccccgtatcataattttgtatacaccatgcttcactgtttttatagcgTACCGTGGATCGATTGCTGCATTTCAGGGTCTTGTCTTGTCACATATTCCCGACGACctttggacccaaaaaggacgactttgctttcatcgctccacagaagATTCGTCCGTTTCTCTTTTGTctaatctctatgcgctttaacaaactccatttcTTGGCCACATGccgtttcgtcaagaatggtatcTTGCTTGGACtttgggctggtaacttcgcttataacagacgtcttcgtattgtgacagcgttaacagacatttaaagtccatttcttattttcctagagcctatggaagggttctgtattgctaactgaacaatttttctgtcagttctttcagtagtcatcctttttgggcctagcgttttgagtttattttgccattttaaggcgttactgaacATTTTTGGGGAGTAGCcttggatgtcttgaatattttggtaggtttttccctgcAAACGCAGTTGTCTAATAAGTCTTCGAATTttttcggtgcagtgtcttgaccgtcccattgtttatttttaagcttatatttattaattttttatatgctagtatgttacaaatacttaaaactttaaatattaaaatacttacttaccgaaaaataaaaaaaaaatatttttaacactttttaattataaaatcaaaagcactgctatttttatgaacactctatatccagagagtttaaAATAGTGTGTGTTCATTAGGagaagtagagtataacttcaagttaaaattttttataatgaaaatgaaagacCATTAGATGCaagtaatattatatttttttttgtaagaatatccgttatttaaataattgtcaatctgataaaatgtgaccagcactgctttttttatgaacacaactttaaatgtagaagttcgcatcttgatttaaaaattagggaAATATCTTTATACGAGAAAAAATCTTggaagtagttcttgtcataCCTAATTAAGCTGGCTATAGAGTAATCTGCTCTCCGATTGACGGGCATTTTCAATCATCTGATTTCgattatatttttcaagttcTTGGATGATTTCGTAGAACTTCGTTTTCATCTGAACATCTGAATAATATTGTTGAGATTGATCTGCACAACTTATCCAGAGGAATGTTTTCCCATATCCCCATCCACCAATCCTTATTCCGAATTTCGTAGAGCATCATTATCTTACAAAACCGAGTTTTCCGTAGACCACGCACTTTAATATAATAACCAGCCTGTAACTTTAGagttaaagtaaaaagttttggcaGGCCTGTTTCCAAATAAATAGAACCGTTTGGTCCGGTTAagggaatattgaatattttctttatgaaatttctttgaaacttttcaattttttcgtaTTCTTGCATTCCCCATATTTGATAAGTGTAGTATTTAAAACAGTTGTTACTTGTCCTAAGTGAATCAGtataaggttataacactttcccgtagcttttagcccatcagctcatgaggcttggttcttcttaatctccgaacattgtctcgtacatttaatacggtctccattttagagttagtatgactttgcagtcgctgattgtgtgatacagcgtgtttcttaaccacttctgtaaccatttcaatttgaaggtcgcgatgtagatcgctatttcttatataccaaggggcatttattattccacgaaggaccttgctttgaaatttttggatgggttcagcatttgttttctttgtacagccccatagttggatgccatatgtccaaacgggtttcaaaacttgcttatataacattagtttgttctggatagataggtcagagttctttcctattaaccagaacatttttctgtacttcaagtttagttcttctcttttctttttgatgtgttctttccaattaagctttgcatccaaattcattccaaggtatttggcggtattggagtaaggtacttctgtactgtttataaaaattggaacattgtttatgtttttgtttgtaaagtttatatgcgtcgattttgtttcgtttaatttgatacgccatttgtgcgtccaatcactaactttatcgactgcattttgcaatttttgtgtagccttcgtaacggatttatctggcaccaatattgcagtatcatcagcaaaggtggccatgatagcgttgatgtccactggaatatcccttgtacataacagatacagggttggtcctaggacacttccttgtggtacaccggcttcaattttcttaagttccgagtaattttggtcgtaccgtactctaaagagtcggttcgtaacgtaggatttcagtatttcgtagtactgcctggggaagtccctatgcagtttgtactcaagtcccaagtgccaaaccttgtcaaaagcttgagcaacatctaagaatacagacgagcatacttgtttttcttcaagtgccttttccacaacgtccgtaattcgatgcacttggtctatcgtggaatgtttatttcttaatccaaactgatggctcggaattagtcttctttcttcaattattttgctaagccttttcagtagcagtttttcaaaaactttttcccatgattggtataagcgatattggtctgtaagatgtaacttctgttggtggcttaccttgtttaggtataacaatgacttctgcaattttccaatgatgtggcacatatcttagtttaaggcatgcgtttattataaattggagtttcttgaaggctataagaggcatttctttcagaacctgagcagttataagatcgtaccctggtgattttatGTTTGACAAcatatgttgacacatgcttcttacttctttgagcgtgacaaatggtatttcacattcgtcgtttctgtcaacaaactgtaagggatctgtagctgtgctaaACAGCTAAACTCACTTAAGTGGACTTAAGTGCCTTTACCTTTTGAGCACTAATTGATTGACCCATGGAAACCCCCATTAAATTAGTTACCCGTACtattaattattgtttgaaCTCGAATCAACTATTTCTTTAACACGATTATATGCTTCCTATTTTGAGCGATGTCTTATACAGGGTTAGCCAAtttacggtttcaaaagtaagcgtaaataaaacacatataaaatatttgttagcatgacaaattttttttactataaagtTTGAACCTTAACATTAGGTCCGTTCGCATACCCTCCTAAAACAGTCCAATTTTGcgaaaaaatacgaaatttaaccaaatccagttcgcgtactcaaaaatttcgtagtGTTTTGTAAAAGAGGGCGCTCCCgagagaataaaatattttagcccAAGACATTTCTTTGGGCTGATTAGTGAAAAGTGTAAAATTTGatataaatgcaaataaattaaataaattgcttgCTTTTGATGtcagttataaaataaaaaaaaaatttaaagaaaagcaaTAATACAGTGATATTGTGTGAAAAATTTGCAAGATGGAGCACCATGCATCACAACAcggtccataaaaacttatttgagggaagaaaacatCCCTCTGTTAGACTGGCCGGGAAACAGCCCTGATATGAACCCAATTGAAATCGTGtgggagctgatgaagagggaagAAGCTAAAGATGCGAtcacttattgaaagagtaattcacgTGTGAAATCATCACCCACAAATGCAGAaaacagtcaaatcatgcaTTGTATGTATGCCGCTCAGAATTGaggctcttattaaagcaaTAGGaggtttaacaaaatattgaacaaatttgcaaaaataacaacaacaaaactgaaaatattaatttaaaaaaatctttaaatttgttgcttTATTTCTGGAAGTAGTTTATattatgcatacaaaataatttaaatgcagtacaatattcgaaaacctaCTCAAAATAGCTggaaataaagattttgaataaaatctaaagtgcgtctaataatatggccagggactgtactAGGCTATATCTCAGCTAATACTTGACTAATGTTAGTTTTAAGTGCTCAAGGTTTAtgtgcataaacacggtctttcgtgttgccccacaaaaaataaagtccagcggtgtcaaatcgcatgaccttggtggctagttgatatcgccacgatgAGAAATTACTCGGCCAGGAAATCTCTCTTGCAataagccatattcgctcgagttgtgtggcaactgacaccgtcttgttaaaatctcatattctccaagttgttttcttcaatagcaggcaaaaaagttGGTTATCATATGACGCTTCGAATGTCTAGTCGTTTTCAAAGAGGTGCGGTCCAATCACGGAACTGATTGGTGACACAAACCCCAAATAGTACAGTCTTGTTCATTTACATGCGCTAAGCTTTGTTAGTAGAAAAaacgagtgagaaatgtgcttcgttgctaaaaaaattattttttttgaaaaatcgtcgTCTATTGCCTGTTggtcaagcacccattcgacgtatctacggcGTTGTGAAgggtaagacagtcctaattctaATCCTAATGACGTCGAATCAATGGTGGATCCAGAGGGgagtcgtaggggtcatgatctccccctgggagataatttgtttgtatttttgtaggaattcccttcaattcaaaactaatcgtattgagtcaatggatatgacccctattatattttgaattatttattttttgcatacgaaaacaaaatttttattttactttctaaactttgttgcaaaaagtactacttttaactgagggctggaccaagaacataatatgaatctgacattcagccctattcattaaattttgacaaatggACGATCCAgaggggggtcatatgagccataaagcttaagcagttaagttgtgtaagcagagatttattagtaatttaacgacattcaccaaaaagtggtttgttgtcaaaatcatttaaagtttttgtaacttgagtaatgctttaaattatttttataaaatttgtttagtgaacattgaaatgatttttacttgcgacacatgagaactatgtatatggcaagtattgcattcgtaaaaaatttcgaatcaaacatgacattgtGATGTTAGCCCCCTATTCCATCCGTCAGTCTGTCTGGCCTGGCCCCTAAAGCATAAACCACTGTGCCGATTGAAACTAAGCCGATTAGCTTAAACCTATTTGTgttatgttaggttaggttaggttggagtggctgtccagatgtcattgacacacgtagacctcaagggtccattgtgataccactaatgaggttactcatgggagagtaatgaatttaaacaaaccattttgtacttttaataaagttagagagacgttttgtgtcaatcgttgccagttcactggtattatcgaagaagggattaccgagaaagtaattccatctaatggagagtgctggacatgtacatagaaggtgttggactgtttactcttcctcctcgtccatgcagcttctacagaagtcatttgtgtagacccctagcctcagagcatgtctacctatgaggcagtgtcccgttattacttcaattatagagcttatacgttgtctgctcagtgatatcaagccttttgaccgttttaagtcaatacttggccatatttgcttggttgccaggcaggtggtactttgtgaccatctagcatttgttgtttctaaagcatattgcttgagaagatatttgcatgtagcaagtggtgttcctatgttatgtttttgtctaacataaggcagaagtgttccgtttttggcgagctcatcggctttgcaatttcccggaatgtctctgtggcccggcacccaaatgaggtgaatgttaaactgttccgtcatctccttcagagatgattgacaatcgtggactgttcgagagtttgtggagacagacgcgagagatttaagagcggcttggctgtccgagaagattcgtatatccttacaagatataacgttttctttgagccaggatagtgcttctttaatcgccattacttctgcctggaatacactacattgattgggaagtctataggatagactgagattcagttgttctgaaaagataccacttccaactccgtgatcggtctttgaaccgtcagtatagaagtgtaccgcatcgtcttccaggggtccctcttcttcccaggaggatcttgaggggatggacacatggaatcttttaccaaataccatttttggggtggtatagtccaagcgatctgggatatatctgaaattgtctagaatggttgtatgtccagtattgttactggtccattgagaggtggctctaagccttacacttgagttggcagccacctttttagagaagatgtaaagtggtgttaggtttaaaagcacttccagtgctgcggttggtgttgtgcgaagtgctcctgtgatgcacatacctgctgaccgctggactttaatgtatttatttagatttaccatcttgtccagtgcggtccaccatacgacggctccataaatgagtatcggcctgattaccgaagtgtatagctagtgggttatttttggggagaaaccccattttgatcctatggcctttttacaagtaaaaagcgctacagtagcctttttgactctttcatcagtatttgccttccaatttagtttttggtctaaaatgaggcccaaatatttagcttggtcttaaaagcttaatggtattcctttaatcttgggtgggctaatctgaggaattttatatcttctcgaaaagagtattaattctgttttgtgtgggttgacgtccaatccacattgcttagcccatttagttagcctgtttagggcattttgtaggagttccgagagaacttgggggtgctttccagatacggatatcgcaacgtcataagcgtaggcaatcaccttgaaaccctctgtttccaatgctgtaagtaagtcgtttactaccatgttccataaaagaggcgaaaggactccaccttggggatggcctcgattcaccgatctggtggtagtaaaacttctcatgttagaaattattgtcctgcttttgagcatgagacttataagatctatgagtgacttctctaatttcagcttatccattgctgttgtgatcgcctggtaactgacgttgttcgAAGCttcttcaatatctaggaacgctaccaggttatattttttgtattcgagggaatactcacgtaccagtgagtgaagtgctgattctactgattttcccttagagtaagcatgttgagctgtggaaataagacatggttttaaattatgtctgatataaatttcaatcaatctttccaaggttttaagaaggaaggatgataggctgattggtcgtagatctttagggttaacgtgtgagggttttcctgctttgggaatgaagactacttttgccattctccaggctttgggaatatatctcaaccttacacagcttgtcagaatgatttccaatggtggaataatcatgtctgagcatttttgtagttcggccggaatgattccatctggtcctggagatttatatggatcaaagctgtctatggcccattgcagtttttcccgcgttattagatcaactaaatcgcttgtaaaTATAAGCTAAAGACTCTGATTttaagtcattgattatgttagagctacctggaaagtgggtgtctaataacagattaagagattcttcatctgtgatagtccatgtgcctgcttctgtctttaaagcactgggtattgttggactttttgagagaattttcctgagtcttgaggcttctgaagtattttctattttaccacaaaaaattctccaagaacacctcttactctttcttaattcttttttatattgctttagagcttgtttgtataagtcccagtcagaaggagatttagtgtacttagatctgttgaagagtttgcgacagctctttctgaatggttctagttctttatgccaccaatgaggtatctttttaccctttaaaatggttacagggcatgaagatctcattgattcatttaatacatactacgtttccaccgggcactaaaccgagatttagctatatttgtcacaaatctccttgaaatctcacagatttacaatagaaattttaatctcctcaaatgaagatttcaaataaaactcattgaaatctacttggaaacattagtttgtcaaatcaaacaattttttgtttcggaaaataattgttgaaccgacaataaacaataaacaactcaaaaacgaaagaaatcaaaaacgaaataaaatgtaagtatacaaaaataataaatacataggtacaagaataaaataaaaataattacgaTTGGTTGTTATGATAACTTCAAATTAACCTCCttttctttggtggaaacacctcatgatttattttaaatcatttgccttaaatctcggattatttttttttgtggaaacgTACtgtaaggcttcggtgagatgatttacagaaagctctagttcatctttac
It encodes:
- the LOC129942686 gene encoding uncharacterized protein LOC129942686, whose product is MTSRPQRTELTIKEKLEIIESLNNKKCSRKDLQERYKITKPTLTRIMSRESELKNSKNSKLRRIRSGSNRLVDEAVSKWYRSMKEQNIFVNGPLLRQQAVKIARMMNNQTFEANNGWLWRWQQRENVKFNTSGLGRTARKMQSVLDVKNDFYENTSIQSFDDSNRNVPWQNIPNGLEESGVSHSEMSVVVKEEVDDFQRNPFEAEVVFDNESRDEGVCDNEPSRNNYPNECLINGKDDTTKNHQDDESLDHSEPFQTVEMKNQPNFEYRIIDSDEEYERSQFSKTKNSTVENDPKDIYSIYGDYIARRLRAHAKERDNYEIYIAQHNIDDVIFNLSMGSYAREVSQVRPYENNSTNGIVDNNNRQKLTNNSWSYQEKRQTCPKNSSAKSQSNGFQDDRVRLRTTSSLTNTSSSVINCASLNEET